One region of Natrinema salaciae genomic DNA includes:
- a CDS encoding helix-turn-helix domain-containing protein gives MFEARATSFEPHRRYMPRAKLTVTLPESLWIHEISTAYPDTTFRVSSVLPGADVAIGVVELTAPNPVPILAAIDERSDIRDLELLWKHDETALLQVETSNPSVLAPMQQAGVPMETPFAVEDGVVTWELTTSADRLSTLGDAFDERGVEYRLEYVHAVDASRAENPLTDRQREVFLTALEAGYYDVPREATLTDVASALGVTKSTCSDVLHRAESTIAHWFAEEHVGRASYG, from the coding sequence ATGTTCGAGGCCCGTGCTACGTCGTTCGAACCCCACCGTCGATACATGCCGCGGGCGAAACTCACCGTCACCCTCCCCGAATCGCTCTGGATCCACGAGATTTCGACGGCCTATCCCGACACGACGTTCCGCGTCAGTTCGGTGCTGCCGGGAGCGGACGTCGCGATCGGCGTCGTCGAACTGACGGCACCGAATCCGGTCCCGATACTCGCCGCGATCGACGAGCGGAGCGATATTCGGGACCTCGAGTTGCTCTGGAAACACGACGAGACGGCGCTCTTGCAGGTCGAGACGTCGAATCCGTCGGTGCTCGCTCCCATGCAGCAGGCCGGCGTTCCGATGGAGACGCCGTTCGCGGTCGAAGACGGCGTGGTGACGTGGGAGCTGACGACCAGCGCGGATCGATTGTCGACGCTCGGCGACGCGTTCGACGAGCGAGGCGTCGAATACCGCCTCGAGTACGTCCACGCCGTCGACGCGAGCCGCGCGGAGAATCCGCTGACGGATCGACAACGCGAGGTCTTCCTGACCGCTCTCGAGGCGGGGTACTACGACGTTCCGCGGGAAGCGACGCTGACGGACGTCGCCTCGGCGCTCGGCGTGACCAAGTCCACCTGTAGCGACGTCTTGCACCGCGCGGAGAGCACGATCGCCCACTGGTTCGCCGAGGAACACGTCGGCCGCGCCTCGTACGGATAA
- a CDS encoding nitrous oxide reductase accessory protein NosL, producing the protein MDGFPSNNDADRGVSRRTVLVGSALTGLTALAGCLGGEEDAEADAPDPITIKAGTSCDNCTMAIVDYPGPVGESFYDDAEKLLGDDRPAQFCSTRCTYAFTFDHEEDSAPIATYVTDYSSVDYEIDTGGDAPEISSHVDAGSFAPAADLTFVVDSEVEGAMGASMIGFGDPDDAAAFQDEYGGDRYEHEDVTQELLMSLM; encoded by the coding sequence ATGGATGGGTTTCCTTCCAACAACGATGCCGATCGAGGCGTGTCTCGTCGAACGGTTCTCGTCGGGTCGGCCCTCACTGGACTGACTGCACTGGCCGGTTGCCTCGGCGGGGAGGAGGACGCGGAGGCGGACGCCCCCGACCCGATCACGATCAAGGCCGGGACGAGCTGTGACAACTGTACGATGGCGATCGTCGACTACCCAGGCCCGGTCGGGGAGTCGTTCTACGACGACGCCGAGAAACTGCTCGGGGACGACCGTCCGGCACAGTTCTGCAGCACCCGTTGTACGTACGCGTTCACGTTCGACCACGAGGAGGATTCCGCCCCGATCGCGACGTACGTGACCGACTACTCGAGCGTCGACTACGAGATCGACACCGGCGGCGACGCGCCCGAGATCAGCAGCCACGTCGACGCGGGGTCCTTCGCGCCGGCAGCCGACCTCACGTTCGTCGTCGATAGCGAGGTCGAGGGCGCGATGGGCGCGTCGATGATCGGATTCGGCGATCCCGACGACGCGGCCGCGTTCCAGGACGAGTACGGCGGCGACCGCTACGAACACGAGGACGTGACGCAGGAACTACTGATGTCGCTGATGTGA